Proteins encoded by one window of Streptomyces sp. NBC_01477:
- a CDS encoding CHAT domain-containing protein has product MAGARRDQTNVVVNNLTRQWLRGAEAELPAEERARIIAERALDAYETSRDPSKLTDAFAALHAADALGIPQLPALRERLEHLAKRPDAPRSAVTVLEASAGSASIDLPDLLRTLESYNYEPAYGLPDPAPEAAGGYPGEVTEALLVAGAVAIRDGLDPLLPLDTDPSLARYAQFASQARGRPSPDVMPPGSEVLDEAVESLENEVEAAIATPTWRQCLVHGDLALALLLRHRAGRQSDDLARAVAHADWAFRHAQEGDVGQQVVTWAGLLGAVLWTRFEAEGDSDDLEIAAHLLSQTADPEDPAEVPRTSRSARLEWLRLVGAVQRYSYAVSGLPQDLDRAARLHRALEEEPFFTNGAVRHASLGYTWLSASGDADPAALEKAIAALKLAVVEGDSCESAARRAWAATLVTALEARFTRGGDLDSLEQVVQAAADALADTPEGLPEHPVLLGALGRALLWRHFLTGAHSDLRTAHTLLKASGDRTSLAAVLHAEYRWASDLRALDSAVDMAASELRATVDARGAHLPAAFDLAQYLLSRAEVLRAPEDAAAAARLLGHCLEWTGQAGEEQPLLHVEYNRAQVVRSEAAMAAGSSAVPDESGSSLPEAASALMDIVNGSGADGELVAEAEELLARTIAAARPNRRPTRRPSANTPPPLVDDEVLWEAQALLEARAAAAGRPSRWPAPREVPRSTEATLNEVRRRVDAAVTRYPTANATEQARYAVREAEALALQCLEADAPRAAFDALEAGRAVVTDAAAVEPFAIESSGAGSFRVNRTRQLPGREEAPFGAHRPSLPRTAAAGGGQAGQPGHRGMPNAVRELQELPTPEETAAACRALGVDAVVHLLAGPEAGSALIVHQDSRLVTLPLPLLSLREPALTGFAGEHDRLLRSGEDLSRAWPRVLQRVCDWAWTAAVKQLSTYLAAFSPGRTPRVVFIPYGTLALVPWHAARERVAGRGGGFRFAIESLAISYASSAHALCRFSRRSLAPLTGEGLVVVDPTGDLPHARQEGEDVHRWHYPKGQRLGSSRAAGGPPATPRAVLAAMGGQAPCPVAHFACHAENRAPATDSYLRLAGGQRLSVARLLERRPGGEGETRVEPLVVLSACATAIPSAHYDSALSLAAAFAAAGAAAVVGTLWPVDDAAAAALMRDFHALLNLDGLPPAEALRAAQLRALREARAKSLGRNGRGAAPAGDPSPWAAFVHQGLGHPDAPARESVGSTIAGLPPSAGDAASSVSPVRLPVFPSLPGPDPTTFIWTCPVADCPEQAPGDMDSPFDADRCTVHPDDALVLK; this is encoded by the coding sequence ATGGCCGGAGCGCGGCGCGATCAGACGAACGTGGTCGTAAACAACCTGACGCGGCAGTGGTTGAGGGGTGCCGAGGCGGAACTACCCGCAGAAGAGCGGGCGCGCATCATCGCCGAGCGCGCACTCGACGCGTACGAGACCAGCCGGGATCCCAGCAAGCTCACCGACGCCTTCGCCGCACTCCATGCCGCCGACGCCCTCGGCATCCCGCAGCTTCCCGCGCTGCGCGAACGACTCGAGCATCTGGCGAAGCGGCCGGACGCTCCGCGGTCCGCGGTCACCGTGCTGGAGGCCTCCGCTGGGAGCGCTTCGATCGACCTGCCGGATCTGCTGCGCACATTGGAGTCGTACAACTACGAACCGGCATACGGATTGCCCGACCCCGCTCCCGAAGCCGCTGGTGGCTATCCGGGTGAGGTGACGGAAGCCCTGCTGGTGGCGGGCGCTGTGGCCATACGGGACGGGCTCGACCCGTTGCTGCCGCTCGACACGGATCCCAGCCTCGCGCGGTACGCCCAATTCGCCTCTCAAGCTCGCGGCAGACCCTCGCCGGACGTAATGCCGCCCGGCTCAGAGGTTCTCGACGAGGCTGTCGAGTCGCTCGAAAACGAAGTCGAGGCCGCAATCGCGACGCCGACATGGCGGCAGTGCCTCGTCCACGGCGATCTGGCCCTGGCCCTTCTGCTACGGCACCGCGCCGGGCGGCAGTCCGACGACCTTGCACGTGCGGTTGCACACGCCGACTGGGCGTTCCGGCATGCCCAAGAAGGCGATGTAGGGCAGCAGGTGGTGACGTGGGCAGGCCTTCTCGGTGCGGTGCTATGGACCCGGTTCGAAGCCGAGGGTGACTCGGATGACCTCGAGATCGCGGCCCACCTGCTCTCGCAGACCGCGGATCCGGAAGACCCGGCCGAAGTGCCGCGCACCAGCCGCTCGGCAAGGCTGGAGTGGCTGCGTCTGGTTGGCGCGGTGCAGCGGTACTCGTACGCAGTATCAGGTCTGCCGCAGGACCTAGACCGGGCGGCACGGTTGCATCGAGCGCTGGAGGAGGAGCCGTTCTTCACCAACGGCGCTGTTCGGCACGCGAGTTTGGGCTACACGTGGCTTAGCGCGTCCGGCGACGCAGACCCGGCCGCCCTAGAAAAAGCAATCGCCGCCCTGAAACTCGCCGTAGTCGAGGGCGACTCGTGCGAATCCGCAGCGCGGCGCGCGTGGGCCGCTACTCTCGTCACGGCGCTAGAGGCGCGCTTCACACGAGGCGGCGATCTGGACAGCTTGGAACAGGTGGTGCAGGCCGCTGCGGACGCCCTGGCCGACACACCCGAAGGACTCCCCGAGCACCCAGTGCTTCTCGGCGCGCTGGGACGGGCTCTGCTGTGGCGGCATTTCCTCACCGGTGCGCACAGTGACTTGCGTACCGCCCATACACTTCTGAAGGCGAGCGGGGACCGGACTTCCCTGGCCGCCGTTCTCCACGCCGAATACCGTTGGGCCAGCGATCTGCGCGCCTTGGACAGCGCCGTAGACATGGCGGCCAGTGAATTGCGTGCGACGGTGGATGCTCGGGGCGCGCATCTCCCCGCAGCCTTCGACCTCGCCCAGTACCTGCTGTCGCGCGCAGAGGTGCTGCGCGCGCCTGAGGACGCTGCTGCGGCCGCACGACTCCTCGGCCACTGCCTAGAGTGGACCGGTCAGGCTGGCGAAGAGCAGCCGCTGCTCCACGTCGAGTACAACCGCGCGCAGGTGGTCCGGTCGGAGGCGGCGATGGCGGCCGGCTCGTCTGCCGTGCCGGACGAGTCGGGCTCCTCACTCCCGGAGGCCGCGTCCGCGCTGATGGACATCGTGAATGGATCTGGCGCCGACGGAGAACTCGTCGCCGAGGCTGAGGAGTTGCTGGCACGCACGATCGCGGCTGCGCGTCCTAATCGGCGTCCCACCAGGCGGCCGAGCGCAAACACACCTCCGCCTCTTGTTGATGACGAGGTGTTGTGGGAGGCGCAGGCTCTACTCGAGGCACGGGCGGCTGCGGCCGGCCGCCCCTCTCGGTGGCCCGCCCCCCGCGAGGTGCCGCGAAGCACCGAGGCAACCCTGAACGAAGTGCGCCGACGCGTGGACGCCGCGGTGACGCGGTATCCGACGGCCAACGCCACGGAGCAGGCACGCTATGCCGTGCGCGAGGCGGAGGCGCTGGCCCTCCAATGTTTGGAGGCGGACGCCCCGCGGGCGGCCTTCGACGCACTCGAAGCGGGCCGCGCCGTGGTTACGGACGCCGCCGCTGTGGAACCGTTCGCCATCGAGTCTTCCGGGGCGGGGTCGTTTCGCGTGAACCGTACGCGTCAGCTGCCCGGTCGGGAGGAAGCCCCCTTCGGCGCCCACCGCCCGTCCCTCCCCCGTACTGCCGCCGCAGGTGGCGGACAGGCAGGGCAGCCGGGCCACCGCGGCATGCCAAACGCCGTGCGGGAGCTCCAGGAACTACCCACGCCGGAGGAGACGGCGGCGGCCTGCCGGGCACTCGGCGTCGATGCCGTGGTGCATCTGCTCGCGGGGCCCGAGGCCGGGAGCGCGCTCATCGTCCACCAAGACTCACGCCTCGTAACCCTGCCACTCCCGCTACTTTCTCTACGAGAACCCGCGCTGACCGGCTTTGCGGGCGAGCACGACCGGCTGCTGCGCTCCGGCGAGGATCTGTCTCGCGCATGGCCGCGCGTGCTACAGCGGGTCTGTGACTGGGCCTGGACAGCCGCGGTCAAGCAACTCTCTACGTATCTCGCTGCCTTCTCCCCCGGCCGCACTCCCCGCGTCGTTTTCATCCCTTATGGGACGCTCGCCCTCGTTCCCTGGCACGCTGCGAGGGAGCGTGTTGCAGGGCGGGGCGGGGGCTTCCGCTTCGCAATCGAATCGCTGGCGATCAGCTACGCGTCCTCGGCCCATGCGCTCTGCCGCTTCAGCCGCCGGTCCCTCGCGCCGCTTACCGGCGAAGGGCTGGTGGTGGTCGATCCCACCGGGGACCTGCCGCACGCTCGCCAGGAGGGGGAGGATGTCCACCGCTGGCATTACCCCAAGGGGCAGCGCCTTGGCTCGTCCCGGGCCGCGGGCGGACCTCCCGCCACGCCCCGCGCCGTGCTGGCCGCCATGGGCGGTCAAGCGCCGTGCCCAGTGGCACACTTCGCCTGCCACGCCGAGAACCGGGCGCCCGCCACCGACTCGTACCTGCGGTTGGCGGGCGGGCAGCGGCTCAGCGTCGCGCGGCTCCTGGAGCGAAGGCCAGGCGGCGAGGGCGAGACGCGAGTGGAACCGCTCGTCGTCCTATCCGCCTGCGCCACGGCGATCCCCAGCGCGCACTACGACAGTGCGCTAAGCCTGGCGGCCGCCTTCGCGGCCGCGGGAGCGGCCGCCGTGGTGGGCACCCTGTGGCCCGTGGACGACGCGGCCGCCGCAGCCTTGATGAGGGACTTCCACGCTCTACTCAACCTCGACGGCCTGCCGCCCGCGGAGGCGCTACGCGCAGCGCAGCTCAGGGCTCTCCGCGAGGCACGGGCCAAATCACTCGGTCGGAACGGCAGGGGGGCGGCTCCCGCCGGAGACCCCTCGCCCTGGGCCGCTTTCGTCCACCAGGGGCTGGGCCATCCAGACGCGCCAGCCAGGGAGTCCGTGGGATCGACGATTGCCGGGCTGCCGCCTTCCGCAGGGGATGCTGCCTCCAGCGTCTCACCGGTCCGGCTGCCAGTTTTCCCGAGCCTGCCCGGCCCGGACCCCACCACCTTCATCTGGACCTGCCCCGTTGCGGACTGCCCCGAGCAAGCTCCAGGCGACATGGACTCTCCCTTTGACGCCGACCGTTGTACGGTGCATCCCGACGACGCTCTGGTTCTGAAATAG
- a CDS encoding tetratricopeptide repeat protein → MLDDLVGAHLLEQTAPDRFQFHDLLRAYATNLVQSEESSDQRQATRRRVLSWYLHTADTVQTCLYPSEDHLPLPEPSPGVTPLVFADYNAAVDWSEREQLNFLPAVRDAARNGLDQTAWQLATVLWFARPPSSSERDWLELGRIGLEAAARQEDQRAQRRLLINTGIAHRALNNFSDGLNALERAVSLARSSRSRTDEAQSLNLIGLIHLRRRELDLAETHFVQAMSIFRDSGNSQRVATAMSNIASTRLSAGRLPEAASVIDEALAAHRALGNRGGEGNLLRIAAALRLEEGDAEAALRSIDEALDIALALRDHTREGFWLLTLGDIQRSTAQYGDALTSSTWPGLCTGKTLRPLMLTGSRP, encoded by the coding sequence TTGCTCGACGATCTCGTCGGTGCACACCTGCTGGAGCAGACCGCCCCGGACCGGTTCCAGTTCCACGACCTCTTACGCGCATACGCCACCAACCTGGTCCAGTCGGAGGAGTCCTCCGACCAGCGGCAGGCAACGCGACGACGCGTCCTGAGCTGGTACCTCCACACCGCTGACACCGTCCAGACCTGTCTCTATCCGTCTGAGGACCACCTGCCGCTGCCGGAACCCTCGCCCGGAGTCACGCCGCTCGTATTCGCCGACTACAACGCTGCTGTCGACTGGTCGGAACGGGAGCAGCTCAACTTCCTTCCTGCAGTGCGTGACGCCGCTCGAAACGGGTTGGACCAGACCGCCTGGCAGCTGGCCACCGTCCTGTGGTTCGCACGTCCTCCCTCCTCGTCGGAGCGTGACTGGCTGGAACTGGGTCGGATCGGGTTGGAGGCAGCCGCGAGACAAGAAGATCAAAGAGCGCAGAGGCGGCTGCTGATCAACACCGGCATCGCACACAGGGCCCTTAATAACTTCTCCGACGGCCTGAACGCGCTGGAGCGAGCCGTCAGCTTGGCCCGCAGCTCGCGGAGCCGGACCGACGAGGCCCAGTCCCTCAACCTCATCGGACTGATCCATCTACGACGGCGCGAACTCGACCTGGCGGAGACGCACTTCGTACAAGCGATGTCCATCTTCCGAGACTCGGGCAACAGCCAGCGGGTAGCCACCGCAATGTCCAACATCGCCAGCACCCGCTTGAGTGCCGGCCGCCTGCCCGAGGCCGCCTCGGTGATCGACGAGGCCCTTGCCGCCCACCGGGCACTGGGCAACAGAGGAGGCGAAGGCAACCTCCTGCGGATCGCTGCTGCGCTGCGACTCGAAGAGGGCGACGCGGAGGCAGCACTGCGATCCATCGACGAGGCACTCGACATCGCCCTCGCCCTCCGTGACCACACCCGGGAAGGCTTCTGGCTCCTTACCCTCGGCGACATCCAGCGCAGCACCGCTCAGTACGGCGACGCACTGACCTCCTCTACTTGGCCGGGGTTGTGCACCGGGAAAACCCTGAGACCGCTCATGCTCACTGGATCGAGGCCATGA
- a CDS encoding DUF6879 family protein: protein MLDLVAPDLPDELGEPLTREDYKRDFRERRSAIRDGESWKLERLQHFEETNDDSREALRQGDWPAVLRLFEAERDALVRRARDEIARGAVFHRIRVVEEPLTPYVQWELHWLRLSAECGHSIRVLPASAVAAVEGDALLPELNLLDSRVLYRVLYTDAGQPDGAIRFTDPSTVTNWAKYLRELYGGAEDIQAYFDRAVADLPPPPAA, encoded by the coding sequence GTGCTTGATCTCGTCGCCCCGGACCTCCCTGACGAGCTGGGTGAGCCGCTCACACGCGAGGACTACAAACGGGACTTCCGGGAGCGGCGGTCAGCGATCCGCGACGGGGAGTCCTGGAAACTCGAGCGGTTGCAGCACTTCGAGGAGACGAACGACGACAGTCGGGAGGCACTCCGCCAAGGGGACTGGCCGGCAGTACTGAGGCTGTTCGAGGCAGAGCGTGACGCCTTGGTCCGAAGGGCCCGGGACGAGATCGCGCGGGGAGCGGTCTTCCATCGCATTCGTGTGGTCGAGGAGCCGTTGACGCCGTACGTGCAGTGGGAGCTGCACTGGCTTCGGCTGAGTGCTGAGTGCGGGCATTCCATTCGTGTTCTGCCCGCTTCCGCGGTCGCCGCCGTGGAGGGCGATGCGCTGCTGCCGGAGCTCAACCTTCTGGACAGTCGGGTTCTCTACCGTGTGCTGTACACCGACGCCGGCCAGCCGGACGGGGCGATCCGCTTCACCGATCCCAGCACGGTGACGAACTGGGCGAAGTATCTGCGGGAGCTGTACGGAGGTGCGGAGGACATCCAGGCGTACTTCGACCGTGCCGTGGCCGACCTGCCTCCGCCACCCGCGGCCTGA
- the pglW gene encoding BREX system serine/threonine kinase PglW, whose product MLEGRWTTVTESEYEHERRGLEAIRRRLPDEEPWRAWSNFTFTANSGHVREIDLLVSAPAGVFLIELKDWHGSVHGGGNDWVQTTPGGTPRRHGNPLHLANRKAKELSGLINDFSGRPGVRPKVWVSEAVCFTDDKLRVNLPAADLNGVFTVKQLVDMLAEPPGDARRRITAETSRHVDAALKKLGIAPTRRQYEVGSYLLEAKAFDSGPTWADYLGRHSQLHDLARVRVFLSERGASDAERRSVERAAAREALVLSRFRHPGTVQLKSYLPSGHPAGPAILFDYHPETLRLDDFLVQHGEQLGLRCRLALVRQLAETVRSAHSRRIHHRTLSAHGVHVIPRDRGPRGRDLGEEQRWLHPWAQIADWQIATGQSSSGGRPLTLAPSNVSGFHVSEQSDPYLAPELRIPKADPVRLDVYGLGVLTYLLITGQAPGASQSEVMARLEAGESLRPSALVDGLNPDIDDLVEASTAYEPGRRLSTVDDFLEMLEYVEQAFTEKDAADGDAAAGAGGGGGPASETDEDRGEPEKDPLESVAGDVLAGRWEVVRRLGTGSTSRAFLVRDLAGEPRRSGNLPVAVLKVALSEAKHGVLDREAEVLGRIHRDSSIIALYEREPLTLAGRRVLVLEYVGDSRELKEQDRGDGKGPRRREDTVARQLRDVGRLGMDQLEAYGKYLFGAVEHLEAEGIWHRDLKPDNIAIRIRPNGTRQLVLIDFSLAGYPAKEIDAGTEGYLDPFLGVITRGSYDGHAERYALAVTLHEMASNELPRWGDGGVTARQTDAKEWPYPQLAADAFEPAVRDGLVAFFRKALARDVKDRFSDLKPMERAWQALFLDAQRTTAPSSGHGTAEGAVAAREAGSQIGREDDDVSAEQVRDQQAARADGTTPLSVAGLTLSAQSQLFALGLNTVGDVLEYSARKFLTAPGMGSRTREEIQRRQKEWNLRLGKAAPAPLTAEARKAAGQEITELEQAVADSVAVGGGDLNDPQLLSALSLDALAARLVPRPSGGNARSNAKEREAIRLLLRLPDEAGKLPGGLAWVRQRDVADAVGLTAGRIPQIVKKARERWYEDLALGLLREQVVEFLAERGRVAPVIELADALIARRGTQHVERRDRRALALSLLRAVVERESYDNESPQLFRYFHARMPKGADPVLGLLALDVREGVDGPDTPTLPALQDYALSLGARADRLAALESLPTASTVLTELDAVRRPPGSLGWDERRTAEIAVAASTRAALTPRLEIYPRDLHLVRALRITQAGVVAVQPGVEEERQPGLTVDALHKRVATRFPELGTDPLAPRELPTGSALVRDLKQAGFELKLATRYDKVLRLIPDRPSGDFTAGLTSASWGASAARRSAPTQYDADSAIAAAVKAEQRLDHSARQDGFRVLTVPQRRAEEVVRRLAGEPYGARPVSLTGLFVDELRRVVGESARPTWETVVKADAAEPGSRAHQQLRIRTDKAWGRIEPRLRQQLAQGHGPLLLTDTAVLARYDALDLLGRLAEEARQGGSPLWLLVAQSDPARAPRLAGQSVPYQAGFDEWIVVPDAWVTRKHLAPNA is encoded by the coding sequence ATGCTGGAAGGCCGGTGGACGACGGTCACCGAGTCCGAGTACGAGCACGAGCGCCGCGGTCTTGAGGCGATTCGCAGGCGGCTGCCGGACGAGGAGCCGTGGCGCGCCTGGTCGAACTTCACGTTCACCGCGAACAGCGGGCATGTACGGGAAATCGATCTTCTGGTGTCAGCGCCGGCCGGGGTCTTCCTGATCGAGCTGAAGGACTGGCACGGGTCGGTACACGGCGGCGGGAACGACTGGGTGCAGACCACGCCTGGCGGGACCCCTCGGCGACACGGCAACCCCCTGCACCTGGCGAACCGGAAAGCCAAAGAGCTGTCCGGTCTGATCAACGACTTCTCCGGCCGGCCTGGCGTCCGGCCGAAGGTCTGGGTGAGTGAGGCGGTCTGCTTCACCGATGACAAGCTCCGTGTGAACCTTCCGGCCGCCGATCTGAACGGCGTGTTCACGGTCAAGCAGCTCGTGGACATGCTGGCCGAGCCGCCGGGAGACGCCCGGCGCCGAATAACCGCCGAGACGTCTCGTCATGTCGACGCGGCCCTGAAGAAGCTCGGTATCGCACCGACCCGCCGCCAGTACGAGGTGGGCTCCTACCTCCTGGAGGCGAAGGCGTTCGACTCCGGACCCACCTGGGCGGACTATCTGGGCCGCCACTCCCAGCTGCACGATCTGGCGCGGGTACGGGTCTTCCTCAGTGAGCGGGGAGCCTCGGACGCCGAGCGGCGGTCGGTGGAGCGGGCCGCCGCCCGTGAGGCGCTGGTGCTCAGTCGGTTCCGGCATCCGGGCACGGTGCAGCTGAAGAGTTACCTGCCGTCGGGGCATCCGGCCGGGCCCGCGATCCTCTTCGACTACCACCCGGAGACGCTGCGGCTGGACGACTTTCTGGTGCAGCACGGGGAGCAGCTGGGCCTGAGGTGCCGACTGGCGCTTGTGCGGCAGCTTGCCGAGACGGTGCGCTCCGCGCACTCCCGCCGGATCCATCACCGCACGCTGTCCGCACACGGGGTGCACGTCATTCCACGCGACCGCGGGCCACGCGGGCGGGATCTCGGCGAGGAGCAGCGCTGGCTGCATCCATGGGCACAAATCGCGGACTGGCAGATCGCCACTGGGCAAAGCTCCAGCGGCGGTCGGCCTTTAACCCTGGCTCCATCCAACGTGTCCGGGTTCCACGTCTCGGAGCAGTCTGATCCGTATCTGGCCCCGGAGCTGAGAATTCCGAAGGCCGATCCGGTGCGCCTCGATGTGTACGGGCTCGGCGTCCTCACGTATCTGCTGATCACCGGGCAGGCGCCGGGCGCAAGCCAGAGTGAGGTCATGGCCCGCCTGGAAGCCGGCGAGAGCCTGCGTCCAAGCGCCTTGGTCGACGGACTGAATCCGGACATCGACGACTTGGTGGAGGCCTCCACCGCGTACGAGCCGGGCCGACGTCTGTCCACGGTCGATGACTTCCTGGAGATGCTGGAGTACGTCGAGCAGGCGTTCACCGAGAAGGACGCCGCCGACGGGGACGCGGCCGCAGGTGCGGGCGGGGGCGGCGGGCCGGCATCGGAGACGGACGAGGATCGGGGCGAGCCGGAAAAGGACCCGCTGGAATCGGTGGCCGGGGACGTGCTGGCCGGGCGCTGGGAGGTTGTGCGTCGCCTCGGCACGGGATCAACCTCGCGGGCCTTCCTGGTGCGGGATCTCGCGGGCGAGCCGCGGCGCAGCGGCAACCTGCCAGTGGCTGTGCTGAAGGTCGCGCTGAGCGAGGCCAAGCATGGGGTCCTGGATCGGGAGGCCGAGGTCCTGGGCCGCATCCACCGGGATTCCAGCATCATCGCGCTGTACGAGCGGGAGCCACTTACTCTCGCGGGACGTCGTGTGCTCGTTCTCGAATACGTGGGCGACAGCCGCGAGCTGAAGGAACAGGACCGTGGCGACGGGAAAGGACCGAGGCGGCGTGAAGATACCGTCGCCCGTCAACTGCGGGATGTCGGCCGCCTGGGCATGGACCAGCTCGAGGCGTACGGGAAGTACCTGTTCGGCGCGGTGGAGCACCTGGAGGCGGAAGGAATCTGGCATCGGGATCTGAAGCCGGACAACATCGCGATCCGGATCCGTCCGAACGGCACCCGGCAGCTGGTGCTGATCGACTTCTCGCTCGCCGGATACCCGGCGAAGGAGATCGATGCGGGCACCGAAGGCTACCTCGACCCGTTCCTGGGGGTCATCACGCGTGGCTCGTACGACGGTCACGCCGAGCGGTACGCCCTGGCAGTGACGTTGCACGAGATGGCGTCGAACGAGCTGCCCCGATGGGGCGACGGAGGGGTCACGGCCCGGCAGACCGACGCGAAGGAGTGGCCGTACCCGCAGCTCGCGGCGGACGCCTTCGAGCCGGCGGTGCGCGACGGCCTGGTCGCCTTCTTCCGTAAGGCTCTGGCCCGGGACGTGAAGGACCGGTTCTCTGACCTGAAGCCGATGGAGCGTGCCTGGCAGGCGCTCTTCCTCGACGCGCAGCGGACGACGGCTCCGAGCTCCGGGCACGGCACGGCGGAAGGCGCAGTGGCCGCGCGGGAAGCCGGGTCGCAGATCGGGCGGGAGGACGACGACGTCTCCGCCGAGCAGGTTCGTGACCAGCAGGCGGCGAGGGCCGACGGTACGACTCCTCTGTCCGTAGCGGGCCTGACGCTCTCCGCGCAGTCGCAGCTGTTCGCGTTGGGGCTGAACACTGTCGGGGACGTGCTGGAGTACTCCGCGAGGAAGTTCCTCACCGCGCCGGGTATGGGTTCGCGTACCCGGGAGGAGATCCAGCGCCGGCAGAAGGAGTGGAACCTCCGACTCGGCAAAGCGGCCCCCGCGCCACTGACTGCAGAGGCTCGCAAGGCCGCCGGCCAGGAGATCACCGAGCTGGAACAGGCGGTAGCGGACTCAGTCGCCGTCGGCGGGGGGGACCTCAACGACCCGCAGTTGCTGAGCGCACTGAGCCTGGACGCGCTCGCCGCCCGCCTGGTGCCGAGGCCGTCCGGCGGTAATGCCCGCTCCAACGCCAAGGAGCGGGAGGCCATACGACTGCTACTGCGGCTGCCCGATGAGGCTGGCAAGCTGCCTGGGGGCCTGGCGTGGGTCCGGCAGCGGGATGTCGCCGACGCGGTGGGTCTGACCGCGGGCCGTATCCCGCAGATCGTGAAGAAGGCTCGCGAGCGCTGGTACGAAGATCTTGCCCTCGGGCTGCTGCGCGAGCAGGTGGTGGAGTTTCTTGCCGAGCGCGGCCGGGTGGCCCCGGTGATCGAGCTCGCCGACGCACTGATCGCCCGGCGCGGCACCCAGCACGTGGAGCGGCGTGACCGGCGCGCGCTCGCCCTGTCGCTGCTGCGCGCGGTGGTGGAGCGAGAAAGCTACGACAACGAGTCCCCGCAGCTGTTCCGCTACTTCCACGCCCGGATGCCCAAGGGTGCCGATCCCGTGCTCGGCCTGCTCGCCCTGGACGTCCGGGAGGGCGTGGACGGTCCCGACACCCCGACACTCCCCGCCCTTCAGGACTACGCGCTCAGCCTGGGCGCGCGGGCTGACCGGCTCGCGGCGCTCGAATCCCTGCCCACAGCGAGCACGGTCCTCACGGAGCTGGACGCGGTGCGACGACCGCCTGGCAGCCTGGGCTGGGACGAAAGGCGCACCGCCGAGATCGCGGTCGCCGCCTCCACCCGGGCCGCCCTCACCCCGCGCCTGGAGATCTACCCACGTGACCTGCACCTGGTGCGGGCGCTGAGGATCACCCAGGCCGGTGTGGTCGCCGTACAGCCGGGTGTAGAGGAGGAGCGGCAGCCGGGCTTGACGGTTGACGCCCTGCACAAGCGGGTCGCCACCCGTTTCCCCGAGTTGGGCACCGATCCGCTGGCTCCACGCGAGCTGCCCACGGGCAGTGCCCTGGTCCGCGACCTGAAGCAGGCCGGCTTCGAGCTGAAGCTGGCCACCCGCTACGACAAGGTGCTCCGCCTCATCCCGGACCGCCCGTCCGGTGACTTCACCGCTGGGCTGACCTCGGCGAGCTGGGGCGCCTCGGCGGCGCGCCGCTCCGCTCCCACCCAGTACGACGCGGACTCGGCCATCGCCGCCGCCGTCAAGGCCGAGCAACGGCTCGATCACTCAGCACGGCAGGACGGCTTCCGGGTTCTGACTGTGCCCCAGCGACGCGCCGAGGAAGTGGTGCGGCGACTGGCCGGCGAGCCGTACGGCGCTCGGCCGGTGTCGCTGACCGGACTCTTCGTGGACGAACTGCGCCGCGTGGTGGGCGAGTCGGCCCGTCCGACCTGGGAGACCGTCGTGAAAGCGGACGCCGCCGAACCGGGCAGCCGGGCCCACCAGCAACTGCGCATCCGCACCGACAAGGCGTGGGGGCGCATCGAACCGCGACTGCGGCAGCAGCTGGCGCAGGGACACGGCCCGTTGCTCCTCACCGATACTGCGGTGCTCGCCCGGTACGACGCCCTCGACCTGCTCGGCCGGCTCGCGGAGGAAGCACGGCAGGGCGGCAGCCCGCTGTGGCTGCTCGTCGCCCAGTCCGACCCGGCACGGGCGCCGCGCCTGGCGGGGCAGAGCGTGCCCTACCAAGCAGGGTTCGACGAGTGGATCGTCGTGCCCGATGCCTGGGTTACGCGCAAACACCTCGCGCCGAATGCGTGA